One Telluria mixta DNA window includes the following coding sequences:
- a CDS encoding GntR family transcriptional regulator — MTIATLRAIEPSAIPLYSQVRERLRERIVDGTYAPQARLPSESEIGTLLGVSRITVRQALGDLQKEGVIVKVPGKGTFVAETRPSQELARLEGFGEAMSRKGHRIVNRVVKHALVEASPLVAARLRVAPGAPVTEIHRVRWLDREPVSFEITYLPPAIGERLRGENLAERDIFLILEADYGITLGHADIQIGAINADVALAQALRVEPGAALLRIERLTWTADGVPLDFEYLYVRGEAFQYALRLPRHP, encoded by the coding sequence ATGACCATCGCCACCTTACGCGCCATCGAACCATCCGCCATCCCGCTGTATTCGCAAGTCCGTGAACGGCTGCGCGAACGCATCGTCGACGGCACCTACGCCCCGCAGGCCCGGCTGCCGTCCGAAAGCGAGATCGGCACCCTCCTCGGCGTGAGCCGCATCACCGTGCGCCAGGCGCTGGGCGACCTGCAGAAGGAAGGCGTGATCGTCAAGGTGCCCGGCAAGGGGACGTTCGTCGCGGAGACCCGCCCGAGCCAGGAACTGGCGCGGCTGGAAGGCTTCGGCGAAGCGATGTCGCGCAAGGGCCACCGGATCGTCAACCGCGTCGTGAAGCACGCGCTCGTCGAGGCATCGCCCCTTGTGGCGGCGCGGCTGCGCGTGGCGCCGGGCGCGCCGGTGACGGAGATCCACCGCGTGCGCTGGCTCGACCGCGAGCCGGTGTCGTTCGAGATCACGTACCTGCCGCCCGCGATCGGCGAGCGCCTGCGCGGCGAGAATCTCGCGGAGCGCGACATCTTCCTGATCCTGGAAGCCGACTATGGCATCACGCTGGGCCACGCAGACATCCAGATCGGTGCCATCAACGCGGATGTCGCGCTGGCGCAGGCGCTGCGCGTGGAACCGGGTGCCGCGCTGCTGCGCATCGAGCGCCTCACGTGGACGGCGGACGGCGTGCCGCTCGACTTCGAATACCTGTACGTCCGCGGCGAAGCCTTCCAGTACGCCCTGCGCCTGCCGCGCCACCCCTGA
- a CDS encoding PhzF family phenazine biosynthesis protein has protein sequence METFPDDGLLHRIAAENNVPETAFLVPDNGNYRLRWFTPTVEVPLCGHATLASAAVVMERLQPGRTTVTFDSASGPLTVKRLGERYVMNFPVRVPRSIPVPEGLAEALGIEPVETLDDGFNYIAVLREMAAVRSLAPDMTAIARLDRPGVVVTAQGDQRWDCVSRYFAPTKGIPEDPVTGGAHCGLAPYWSTRLGKRELRAFQASPRGGELTCRLVGDRVELEGACVFYLEGRIAVPVGL, from the coding sequence ATGGAGACGTTTCCGGACGATGGGCTGCTGCATCGGATTGCTGCCGAAAACAACGTCCCCGAAACTGCCTTCCTGGTCCCGGACAATGGCAATTACCGCCTGCGCTGGTTCACGCCTACGGTCGAGGTCCCGCTGTGTGGCCATGCGACGCTTGCCAGCGCCGCGGTTGTAATGGAGCGGCTGCAGCCGGGACGCACGACGGTGACGTTCGATTCGGCGAGCGGGCCCCTGACCGTGAAGCGCCTGGGCGAACGGTACGTGATGAATTTTCCGGTGCGTGTGCCGCGATCGATACCAGTTCCGGAGGGGTTGGCGGAAGCATTGGGCATCGAGCCGGTGGAGACACTCGACGACGGTTTTAATTACATCGCAGTACTGCGCGAGATGGCGGCGGTACGCAGCCTGGCACCCGACATGACTGCGATCGCACGGCTCGACCGCCCCGGCGTCGTCGTCACCGCGCAGGGAGACCAGCGATGGGATTGTGTGAGCCGATATTTCGCTCCAACCAAAGGCATACCGGAAGACCCGGTGACCGGCGGAGCGCACTGCGGACTTGCGCCGTACTGGAGTACACGTTTGGGAAAGCGTGAACTGCGCGCATTCCAGGCGTCACCGCGGGGTGGCGAACTGACGTGCCGGCTGGTCGGAGACCGTGTCGAGCTGGAAGGCGCGTGTGTGTTTTATCTGGAAGGCAGGATCGCTGTTCCCGTCGGACTGTAA
- a CDS encoding GGDEF domain-containing protein, with product MHERGASVRELIAENEALRRQLASLMDQAEGNHAIMMRHQAFDLEIVGASTFTELVGTIFRLLPVVSDLDAVTLSLVDTGADIYTVMHKLGVDFEAFPNLLFHENADGLGYDLSAGRTPKPRMLPFDAATQRHAFPHPPAGLASVAMVPLLRNKRLIGSLNLGSRDPGRFTPLLGTDFVEHMASIIAICLENVISNEMLKYIGLTDALTGVYNRRYMDRRIVEEISRARRQAYRLSCMYIDIDWFKQVNDTYGHLAGDDVLREVAARIKAELRMTDALGRFGGEEFVVLLIDADLGSASMVAQRIRASVAEKPFVMPEGETLAVSVSIGVATLDDFERDHAIEGVAQQLVAQADQALYQAKEGGRNRVVARA from the coding sequence ATGCACGAGCGCGGCGCCAGTGTGCGCGAACTCATCGCCGAGAACGAGGCCTTGCGCCGCCAGTTGGCCAGCCTGATGGACCAGGCCGAGGGCAACCACGCCATCATGATGCGGCACCAGGCGTTCGACCTGGAAATCGTCGGCGCAAGCACCTTCACAGAACTGGTCGGTACCATCTTCCGCCTGCTGCCCGTGGTCTCCGACCTCGACGCCGTCACCCTGTCGCTCGTCGACACGGGCGCCGACATCTATACCGTCATGCACAAGCTGGGCGTGGATTTCGAGGCGTTCCCCAATCTGCTGTTCCATGAAAACGCCGACGGACTCGGCTACGACCTGTCCGCCGGCCGCACGCCGAAACCGCGGATGTTACCGTTCGACGCGGCCACGCAACGTCACGCCTTTCCGCATCCTCCGGCGGGCCTGGCCAGCGTGGCGATGGTGCCGCTGCTGCGGAATAAACGGCTGATCGGCAGCCTGAACCTGGGCAGCCGCGACCCGGGCCGCTTCACGCCGCTGCTCGGGACGGACTTCGTCGAGCACATGGCGTCGATCATCGCGATCTGCCTGGAGAACGTGATCAGCAACGAGATGCTGAAGTACATCGGCCTGACCGATGCGCTGACGGGCGTCTACAACCGCCGCTACATGGACCGCCGCATCGTCGAGGAGATTTCCCGGGCGCGGCGCCAGGCGTACCGGCTGTCGTGCATGTACATCGACATCGACTGGTTCAAGCAGGTCAACGACACGTACGGCCACCTGGCCGGCGACGACGTGCTGCGCGAAGTCGCGGCGCGTATCAAGGCGGAGCTGCGCATGACGGATGCGCTGGGCCGCTTCGGCGGCGAGGAATTCGTCGTGCTGCTGATCGATGCGGACCTGGGCAGCGCGAGCATGGTCGCCCAGCGCATCCGCGCCAGCGTGGCGGAGAAGCCGTTCGTGATGCCTGAAGGGGAGACGCTGGCCGTGTCGGTGTCGATCGGCGTGGCGACCCTCGACGATTTCGAGCGGGACCATGCGATCGAGGGCGTGGCGCAGCAGCTCGTCGCGCAGGCCGACCAGGCGCTCTATCAAGCCAAGGAAGGTGGACGCAACCGCGTCGTCGCCCGGGCTTGA
- a CDS encoding prolyl oligopeptidase family serine peptidase: MHSLIVLLHGVGQTPADMAPLADLVTAHDPQARVVAPPAAHPCDRGGAGFQWMSVAGITEENRPGRIRAALPAFVATIEDLQRTHGVGAEQTVLAGFSQGAIMALAACQDRYLARHVVAIAGRCAPLPDVWERRTAVTLVHGRMDRTVPVQHSERMFERLAALGADVRLDLVPRAVHLLASPLLERARDAVHATTR; encoded by the coding sequence ATGCATTCCCTGATCGTCCTGCTCCATGGCGTAGGCCAAACTCCCGCCGACATGGCGCCGCTGGCCGACCTGGTCACCGCGCACGACCCGCAAGCGCGCGTCGTCGCGCCGCCCGCCGCCCACCCCTGCGACCGCGGCGGCGCGGGTTTCCAATGGATGTCCGTCGCCGGCATCACGGAAGAAAACCGTCCGGGCCGCATCCGCGCCGCGCTGCCGGCATTCGTCGCGACCATCGAAGACTTACAGCGCACGCATGGCGTGGGCGCGGAACAGACGGTGCTGGCGGGCTTTTCGCAAGGCGCGATCATGGCGCTGGCCGCATGCCAGGACCGCTATCTGGCGCGCCACGTCGTCGCCATCGCGGGACGCTGCGCGCCGCTGCCGGACGTTTGGGAGCGGCGCACGGCCGTCACGCTCGTGCACGGCCGCATGGACCGGACGGTGCCCGTGCAGCACAGCGAACGGATGTTCGAGCGCCTCGCCGCGCTCGGGGCGGACGTGCGGCTGGACCTCGTGCCGCGTGCCGTCCACCTGCTGGCATCGCCGCTGCTGGAACGGGCCCGGGACGCGGTGCACGCAACAACAAGATGA